From one Gallionella capsiferriformans ES-2 genomic stretch:
- a CDS encoding FkbM family methyltransferase has product MRYFRWQFGSRLVTGDVLVPFVDKTFLRVRTGMTGATGNIYAGLHEFEDMAFLLHLLRENELFVDVGANIGSYTILAGGAVGARCFSVEPIKSTFHLLEENINLNRLSENVQALNMGIGKEKGVLRFTAGLDTVNHVVADSEQVDDVVEVPIVSLNDLLENQEPLLIKIDVEGFETNVIAGADKVFSTPSLLAVIMELNGSGERYGFDEAPLHEKMLSFGFLSYTYSPFERQLVSLNGEKSNSGNTLYVRNIDEVVSRLREARKYRIANAASSV; this is encoded by the coding sequence ATGCGATATTTCCGTTGGCAGTTTGGTTCTCGCCTGGTTACGGGTGATGTGCTGGTTCCATTTGTGGATAAAACTTTTTTGCGCGTTCGCACGGGAATGACGGGGGCAACGGGCAACATCTACGCGGGGCTGCATGAATTTGAGGACATGGCATTTTTGTTACATCTGCTACGGGAGAATGAGCTATTCGTCGATGTCGGAGCGAATATCGGTTCCTATACCATCCTGGCGGGTGGAGCGGTGGGTGCCCGATGTTTTTCGGTCGAGCCGATCAAAAGTACTTTTCATCTCCTTGAAGAAAATATCAATTTGAATCGGTTGTCAGAAAATGTCCAAGCATTGAACATGGGTATAGGCAAAGAGAAAGGGGTACTCAGATTCACTGCCGGGCTGGATACGGTGAATCATGTGGTGGCCGACTCTGAGCAAGTGGATGACGTTGTCGAAGTACCCATCGTCTCTTTGAATGATCTGCTTGAAAATCAGGAACCGCTGCTTATAAAAATTGATGTTGAAGGTTTTGAGACCAATGTCATTGCTGGTGCAGATAAGGTATTTTCCACGCCGTCATTGTTGGCCGTGATTATGGAGTTGAACGGCAGTGGAGAACGGTATGGGTTTGATGAAGCCCCATTGCATGAAAAAATGCTGTCGTTTGGTTTTTTGAGCTATACCTATTCGCCATTTGAGCGCCAGCTTGTTTCGCTGAACGGGGAGAAAAGTAATTCTGGAAACACGCTGTATGTGAGAAATATTGACGAGGTTGTGAGTCGGCTTAGAGAGGCGCGTAAGTATCGGATTGCCAATGCCGCAAGTAGCGTTTGA
- a CDS encoding FkbM family methyltransferase, producing the protein MISSFIYRQVLGGNRLTKKIWGIVRRIVINLKEDTPCVMQVHGRELGMPLSHALPMYLNDLPFYDRLPARLSKFIRCKLGTIKCIDVGANVGDTIAAFKESVGVERNASEDTFLAVEPNPRFRRYLGINWKGDKSVIILPYICSSTDGATKASINELNGTANLTLEHVDSKDQDIFEKKTIDSIVQQFIAHGDFNLLKTDTDGHDFEVIAGAKGFIKKSLPFLYFEVDSFSNPNFIKDCLSTLSYLREVGYSKIFVYDNFGSLIGLFQTSDVTIIKQLLFYMLTKKAYYYDFLLMRDSFVADFYESEVEYFVTALKDDRLSQAA; encoded by the coding sequence TTGATTTCAAGTTTTATTTATCGGCAAGTTTTAGGTGGTAATCGCCTGACAAAAAAAATATGGGGAATAGTTCGACGCATTGTTATCAATTTGAAAGAAGATACACCATGTGTAATGCAGGTGCATGGACGTGAATTGGGAATGCCGTTGTCTCATGCTTTGCCAATGTACTTAAATGATCTTCCGTTTTATGACCGACTACCAGCTCGTTTATCCAAATTTATCCGGTGCAAGTTAGGAACAATCAAGTGTATTGATGTAGGCGCGAATGTTGGAGATACTATCGCTGCTTTTAAAGAGTCTGTTGGTGTTGAAAGAAATGCAAGTGAAGATACGTTTTTGGCTGTTGAACCTAACCCAAGGTTCAGGAGATATTTGGGTATAAATTGGAAGGGGGATAAAAGTGTCATCATTCTTCCGTATATTTGCTCATCTACAGATGGAGCAACCAAGGCTAGTATTAATGAATTGAATGGCACAGCAAATTTAACCCTAGAACATGTTGATTCAAAGGATCAAGACATATTCGAGAAGAAGACAATTGATTCAATAGTCCAACAGTTCATTGCGCATGGTGATTTTAATTTGCTAAAAACAGATACGGATGGGCATGATTTTGAAGTTATTGCAGGCGCTAAAGGATTTATAAAAAAATCATTACCTTTTCTTTATTTTGAAGTTGATTCATTTTCAAATCCTAATTTTATTAAAGACTGTTTGAGTACTTTGTCATATTTACGAGAAGTTGGATACAGCAAAATATTTGTTTATGATAATTTTGGAAGTCTAATAGGTCTTTTTCAGACCAGTGACGTAACCATTATCAAACAACTGCTATTTTACATGCTAACCAAAAAGGCTTATTACTACGATTTTCTGCTAATGCGAGATAGCTTTGTCGCTGATTTTTATGAGTCGGAAGTTGAATATTTTGTAACTGCTCTTAAGGACGATAGGCTAAGTCAAGCTGCTTGA
- a CDS encoding sulfotransferase family protein, whose protein sequence is MNEVPKTVGYPDFFVVGAQKSATTTLYQALSQHPAVFVPPIKEPNYFCSDISRQVLKLSATVKSRFSVVENKKQLESLLKCDVLTAHVLREDLYLDLFMAAKPGMLKGDFSVNYLYSEKAAAEIKKVCPTARIIAVLRNPVDRAYSQYAMSVMMGVENRDFSTAIREEMTEDSPMVNINSNGYLERGLYCKQLKRYFDEFPKEQILVIRFEDLIGKNQDTMSAICTFLGIPKIDFHITHEFAGKEARFARINFLLTRYSIKRFFGNWFPRKFKDKLKESYYISGVKQKMLDGDRNILCDWFREDVFELEKLLGHSYSSWSACENSSRHSQR, encoded by the coding sequence ATGAATGAGGTACCAAAAACTGTAGGTTATCCCGATTTCTTTGTTGTTGGTGCGCAGAAGTCAGCTACGACGACGCTCTACCAGGCATTGAGTCAGCATCCTGCCGTGTTTGTGCCGCCTATTAAGGAGCCTAATTATTTTTGCTCAGATATCAGCCGGCAAGTATTAAAACTTTCTGCAACAGTCAAATCAAGGTTTTCTGTGGTTGAAAATAAAAAACAGCTTGAGTCCTTGCTCAAATGTGATGTCTTGACTGCACATGTGTTGCGTGAAGATTTGTATTTGGATTTGTTTATGGCAGCTAAGCCCGGCATGCTCAAGGGTGACTTTTCAGTCAATTATTTATATTCAGAGAAAGCTGCAGCCGAGATAAAAAAGGTGTGTCCTACTGCTCGAATTATCGCTGTATTACGCAATCCTGTGGATCGCGCTTACTCGCAATATGCAATGTCCGTCATGATGGGAGTTGAGAATCGAGATTTCTCCACAGCGATTCGTGAGGAGATGACCGAAGACTCACCAATGGTTAACATCAATTCAAATGGTTACTTGGAGCGAGGCCTGTATTGTAAACAGCTTAAACGATATTTTGATGAATTTCCTAAAGAACAAATTCTCGTGATACGTTTCGAGGATTTGATAGGGAAAAATCAGGACACAATGTCTGCTATTTGCACTTTTCTGGGGATTCCAAAAATTGATTTTCATATCACGCATGAATTCGCTGGAAAAGAAGCAAGATTTGCCAGAATTAATTTTCTGCTTACCAGATATTCCATTAAGCGCTTCTTTGGCAATTGGTTTCCTCGTAAGTTTAAAGACAAACTGAAGGAATCTTATTACATATCAGGAGTTAAACAAAAAATGCTGGATGGGGACAGGAATATTTTATGCGATTGGTTCCGAGAGGATGTTTTCGAATTAGAGAAATTGCTAGGCCACAGTTATTCGTCATGGAGTGCTTGTGAAAATTCTTCACGTCATTCCCAGCGTTGA
- a CDS encoding glycosyltransferase family 4 protein, whose protein sequence is MIRLAYDHQIFATQQYGGISRYFFELASRLDNHKECEVSVIAPLYVNQYLSAKSNSAFVHGKLFPWAFRGFRRTVNTVNQLLLPAYWVGERFDIIHETYFSKTAYGSANCRVLTVYDMISELYPEQFIGISEAASIKRAAVARADHIICISESTRRDLIRIFGVDEHKTSVVHLGYSLSADSGIRVARLASGKPYLLYVGMRQPDYKNFMGFCRAYSTSAQLMSDFDIVAFGGGGFTLSERQMLDKLGIQNNVHQVGGNDAELCAYYKGAAIFVYPSMYEGFGIPPLEAMNFGCPVACSNVSSVPEVVGEAAEFFDPSDESDMRRAIESVVYSESRVECLRTLGTERLAFFSWDKCAQETLGIYQDLFERGKVDAPLQSKLATNKGY, encoded by the coding sequence ATGATTCGACTTGCTTACGACCATCAAATATTTGCCACGCAACAGTATGGCGGTATTTCTCGTTATTTTTTCGAATTGGCTAGCCGTCTGGATAACCATAAAGAATGTGAAGTTTCGGTTATAGCTCCTTTGTATGTAAACCAATATCTATCTGCAAAGAGCAATAGCGCCTTTGTTCATGGCAAATTGTTTCCGTGGGCCTTTCGTGGATTTAGGCGGACAGTGAATACTGTCAATCAATTACTGCTACCCGCGTATTGGGTGGGAGAACGTTTTGATATTATTCACGAAACATATTTTTCAAAAACGGCTTATGGAAGTGCTAATTGTCGTGTGTTGACAGTTTATGACATGATCAGCGAACTGTACCCTGAGCAATTTATCGGAATATCCGAGGCCGCAAGTATAAAACGTGCCGCGGTAGCGCGGGCTGATCACATTATTTGCATTTCGGAATCTACGCGCCGTGATTTGATACGGATATTTGGTGTTGATGAGCACAAAACCAGCGTAGTGCATCTAGGCTATAGCTTGAGTGCGGATTCTGGAATTCGTGTTGCCAGGTTAGCGTCTGGTAAGCCGTATTTGCTGTATGTTGGAATGCGCCAACCGGACTATAAAAATTTTATGGGTTTTTGCCGTGCCTATTCAACCTCTGCGCAATTGATGAGTGATTTTGATATTGTGGCTTTTGGCGGGGGCGGATTTACCTTAAGTGAGCGTCAAATGCTCGATAAGTTGGGTATACAGAACAATGTACATCAGGTCGGAGGTAATGACGCGGAACTTTGCGCGTACTACAAAGGCGCGGCAATTTTTGTCTATCCATCTATGTATGAAGGTTTCGGTATCCCTCCCTTAGAAGCGATGAACTTCGGTTGTCCAGTGGCTTGTAGTAATGTCAGTTCCGTACCAGAGGTTGTTGGTGAAGCCGCAGAGTTTTTTGATCCATCCGATGAAAGTGACATGCGGCGTGCCATCGAGTCGGTGGTATATTCTGAAAGTCGAGTTGAGTGCTTAAGGACTCTAGGTACTGAGAGACTGGCTTTTTTTTCTTGGGATAAATGCGCACAGGAAACATTGGGTATATACCAAGATTTGTTTGAAAGGGGAAAAGTTGATGCGCCTCTACAATCGAAGTTAGCTACAAATAAAGGTTATTAA
- a CDS encoding glycosyltransferase, which produces MKILHVIPSVDPKYGGPIEGVTQLSVVCRDLGVEVEICSLDAPDAACVRNSQALIHALGPAVGSYWYSRSLVPWLKMHSHEYDAVIVNGLWQYVGFAVWRVLAKSSTPYFVFPHGMLGPWFKHTYPLKHFKKWFYWSWAEYRVLRDARKVIFTCDSERLLARESFWLYKVNEAVSGFGVANPPANGEELAARFLAGYPHLRGKRIILFLGRIHEVKGCDLLIEAFAKISHHDEQLHLLIAGPDQIGWAAKLKAQAESSGLAHRITWPGMLQADMKWGAIYATEVFCLPSHHENFGIVVAEALACGKPVLISNKVNIWREIEADGAGLVEDDTLAGTVTNFERWLAMSQAEFQTMTARTATCFASRFHVQRAAERLLEIIRESK; this is translated from the coding sequence GTGAAAATTCTTCACGTCATTCCCAGCGTTGATCCAAAATATGGAGGCCCCATTGAGGGAGTGACCCAGTTGAGTGTGGTGTGTCGTGACTTGGGTGTCGAGGTGGAAATTTGCAGCCTGGACGCGCCGGATGCAGCGTGCGTGCGTAACAGTCAAGCCCTAATACATGCGCTTGGCCCCGCAGTAGGTAGTTATTGGTATAGCCGTAGCTTGGTGCCTTGGCTGAAAATGCATTCCCACGAATATGATGCGGTGATCGTCAATGGTCTGTGGCAGTACGTAGGCTTCGCCGTTTGGAGAGTTTTGGCGAAGAGTTCAACGCCATATTTTGTATTCCCCCACGGAATGCTTGGTCCTTGGTTCAAGCATACTTATCCGCTCAAGCATTTCAAGAAATGGTTTTATTGGTCGTGGGCGGAATATCGAGTGTTACGCGATGCGCGGAAAGTGATCTTCACGTGTGATTCTGAGCGTTTGTTGGCCAGAGAATCTTTCTGGTTATACAAAGTGAATGAGGCTGTGTCAGGATTTGGCGTGGCGAACCCACCTGCGAATGGAGAAGAGTTGGCAGCCCGGTTCTTGGCGGGATACCCGCACCTGCGAGGTAAGCGAATTATTTTATTTTTGGGGCGCATTCATGAAGTGAAGGGGTGCGATCTTTTGATCGAAGCCTTCGCCAAGATATCGCATCATGATGAGCAGCTGCATTTGTTAATAGCCGGGCCGGACCAAATTGGATGGGCGGCCAAACTCAAAGCACAAGCCGAATCTTCGGGGCTCGCGCACCGCATCACTTGGCCGGGCATGTTGCAGGCCGATATGAAGTGGGGTGCCATTTATGCGACGGAAGTTTTTTGCTTGCCCTCGCATCATGAAAATTTTGGCATCGTGGTTGCTGAGGCGTTGGCCTGCGGTAAGCCGGTGTTGATTAGTAACAAGGTGAATATCTGGCGCGAGATCGAAGCTGATGGCGCGGGCTTGGTGGAGGATGACACGCTGGCGGGTACAGTAACTAATTTCGAGCGATGGCTGGCAATGAGTCAGGCAGAGTTTCAGACCATGACGGCACGAACCGCAACGTGTTTTGCGAGTCGCTTTCATGTGCAGCGCGCGGCTGAACGGTTGCTGGAAATAATTCGGGAGAGTAAATGA
- a CDS encoding glycosyltransferase, translated as MKIVNWQPLFTDHQLYTWRALQALIIEPITHVVGTAASETRAKQGWKGADLSGLDVVYLDGKDWWQRGVAIIRANPEAVHVFCGYWAERRYFPLIVYALWHKAKVLIINESFSSESVGYLVEGGRLLNRIKATLRPLLYRTATVLLMLAARGSKPALLAISMRAVEQFKQAGLRNSQVFPFGYFIPPIPVAVQPSQISEQEVRLIFVGSLLPRKGLDVAIAAVTRCQEQSIPVTLAIYGAGDAAKYITDKTIGTTYLGKIPFGQAQAVIAKYDVLILPSRHDGWGVVVNEALLQGVPVIASENVGARCLVEASGAGAIFRNEDIAGLQKILQQLSADPNVLTLWRDNAATVRVLIEPEVAAKYMYDVLRFYFYQTGKRPKLLCFDH; from the coding sequence ATGAAAATTGTCAATTGGCAGCCCTTGTTTACCGACCACCAACTATATACATGGCGCGCTCTGCAAGCATTAATAATCGAACCTATCACTCATGTTGTTGGCACGGCGGCCAGTGAAACACGCGCCAAGCAAGGTTGGAAAGGTGCGGATTTATCAGGCCTCGACGTGGTGTATCTCGATGGTAAGGATTGGTGGCAGCGTGGCGTGGCAATTATTCGTGCCAACCCGGAAGCCGTACATGTTTTTTGTGGCTATTGGGCAGAGCGCCGTTATTTTCCGCTGATTGTTTATGCGCTTTGGCATAAGGCCAAAGTGCTAATCATCAATGAGTCTTTCTCAAGCGAAAGCGTGGGCTATTTGGTCGAAGGCGGGCGGCTACTGAATAGAATTAAAGCGACCTTGCGCCCTTTACTATATCGCACAGCTACAGTTTTGTTGATGTTAGCTGCACGTGGTTCAAAGCCTGCACTATTGGCGATTTCAATGCGTGCCGTTGAGCAATTCAAACAAGCTGGATTGCGCAATTCCCAAGTATTTCCTTTCGGATATTTTATTCCACCTATCCCCGTGGCAGTCCAACCGAGTCAAATATCAGAGCAGGAAGTTAGACTGATCTTTGTTGGCTCATTGTTGCCAAGAAAGGGGTTGGATGTTGCAATTGCAGCGGTTACACGCTGTCAGGAGCAAAGCATACCGGTCACTTTGGCTATTTATGGTGCGGGTGATGCAGCGAAATATATTACTGATAAAACAATAGGGACGACTTATCTAGGAAAGATTCCTTTTGGTCAAGCACAGGCAGTCATTGCGAAATACGATGTGCTTATTTTACCAAGTCGTCATGATGGTTGGGGAGTGGTAGTGAATGAGGCGTTGTTGCAAGGCGTGCCGGTTATAGCTAGTGAAAATGTGGGTGCGCGCTGTCTGGTCGAGGCGAGCGGGGCGGGGGCGATCTTCCGTAATGAGGATATAGCAGGATTGCAAAAAATACTCCAGCAGCTATCCGCTGATCCGAATGTGTTAACTTTGTGGCGTGACAATGCCGCTACGGTCAGGGTGCTGATCGAGCCTGAGGTAGCGGCCAAGTATATGTATGACGTACTGAGGTTTTATTTTTACCAGACAGGCAAGAGGCCAAAATTATTATGTTTCGATCACTAA
- a CDS encoding oligosaccharide flippase family protein, with product MTSQIRAQERNQKIIKTAWSGLAAKIITVSVSLVMVPLSVYYLGKEQYGLWVTVSSMVAMLSFMDGGAGNAVINLIAHSAGANDNNLVKIISTAFFSLAALALIGCLLFLAAFPFVSWGWLLGVPDSSPLTELNAVVIIVGIFFFVSIFTTLVGKIQRGLQEGSLDNFWAALASILSLIFVYVAIQNSASLLGFVIAFLVGPLLAYMTSNIHYYFIRRRDLRPQLGRFDRVIAKNLFAVGGMFFVLQIAGVLQGQADNVIIANMLGPAAVADYSICMKLFLIPPMLFGLMLTPLWPAYREAVGSGDMQWVKQIFIKSMRAALLISLPSAILLVLFGSQIIALWVNHGVVPSTGLLIGCGCWMVALSLGSAAAVVVNALQIMTPQIIAAFLSGVVNIVLTIWLIPHVGAEGAVYGTLISYVFCVVPIYWLYLRKVMR from the coding sequence ATGACATCGCAAATCCGCGCCCAAGAACGTAATCAAAAAATCATTAAAACAGCATGGTCAGGACTTGCTGCGAAAATCATCACGGTATCTGTGTCGTTGGTAATGGTGCCGTTGTCTGTCTACTACCTGGGTAAAGAGCAATATGGCTTGTGGGTGACTGTTTCATCAATGGTGGCGATGCTGAGCTTTATGGATGGTGGCGCCGGCAATGCTGTCATCAATTTGATTGCTCATTCCGCTGGTGCAAATGATAATAATCTCGTCAAAATTATTTCCACTGCTTTTTTTAGCTTGGCAGCGTTGGCATTGATTGGTTGTCTTTTATTTCTCGCTGCATTCCCTTTTGTGTCTTGGGGCTGGTTGCTTGGCGTGCCTGATTCGTCACCTTTAACAGAACTGAATGCGGTTGTAATCATTGTAGGTATTTTCTTCTTTGTCAGCATATTTACCACTTTGGTCGGAAAAATACAAAGAGGATTGCAAGAAGGGAGTCTGGATAATTTTTGGGCTGCGTTGGCATCAATACTATCGCTGATCTTTGTTTATGTGGCTATTCAAAATAGTGCCAGCTTGCTGGGATTTGTCATTGCCTTTTTAGTAGGCCCTTTGCTGGCGTATATGACCAGCAATATTCACTATTATTTTATCCGCAGGAGAGATTTGCGCCCGCAGCTGGGCAGGTTTGATCGTGTAATCGCAAAAAATCTCTTTGCCGTGGGAGGGATGTTCTTTGTGCTGCAGATAGCCGGTGTCTTACAGGGGCAAGCTGATAACGTTATCATTGCTAACATGCTGGGTCCGGCAGCCGTAGCCGATTATTCAATTTGCATGAAATTATTTCTAATACCCCCCATGCTGTTCGGATTGATGCTAACGCCGCTTTGGCCGGCTTATCGTGAAGCCGTTGGCAGTGGTGACATGCAATGGGTAAAACAAATATTTATTAAATCTATGCGCGCAGCTCTATTGATCAGCCTCCCTAGTGCCATTTTGTTGGTACTATTCGGTAGTCAGATTATCGCCTTGTGGGTAAACCATGGCGTGGTTCCATCAACTGGTTTGCTAATTGGTTGTGGGTGTTGGATGGTTGCTTTGTCTTTAGGAAGTGCTGCCGCCGTAGTCGTTAATGCACTACAGATAATGACACCTCAAATAATTGCTGCATTTCTTTCAGGGGTTGTCAATATTGTACTTACAATTTGGTTAATCCCGCATGTGGGAGCAGAGGGCGCAGTCTATGGGACGTTAATATCGTACGTTTTTTGCGTGGTGCCCATATACTGGCTATACCTACGAAAAGTCATGCGTTGA
- a CDS encoding GDP-L-fucose synthase family protein: MNLESKIYVAGHRGLAGSAIVRELQRRGYRNLVTRTHAELDLEDAAATQQFFEQEQPELVFLAAARVGGIHANNVYPVDFLMSNLLIEANICRAAHANGVARLIFLGSSCIYPRDCPQPIKEEYLLTGPLEATNRPYALAKIAGVEMCWAYNRQYGTKWLAAMPTNLYGPGDNYDLNNSHVLPALIRKLHLAKLAHAGDIEGINLDEAAHGSIPADLKASLIASAENSPLRSKQGAQRATMFLGEDPCGLTTHHSPVVLWGSGTPRREFLYVDDLANALVFLATLEDECYNILVDSAQCPLINVGSGEDLNIRELAETVSEVVGYQGGFVQDTSKPDGTMRKIMDVSKMRNLGWKPEIALEAGIALAYEDMLSRV; this comes from the coding sequence TTGAACCTTGAATCTAAGATATACGTCGCCGGTCACCGCGGCCTTGCCGGCAGTGCGATCGTGCGCGAGCTGCAGCGCCGGGGTTACCGTAATCTGGTGACGCGCACGCACGCCGAGCTGGATCTGGAAGATGCGGCTGCAACGCAGCAGTTCTTCGAACAGGAGCAGCCGGAACTGGTATTTTTAGCCGCAGCTCGGGTCGGCGGGATTCATGCCAACAACGTGTATCCGGTCGATTTTTTGATGAGCAATCTGCTGATCGAAGCGAACATCTGCCGTGCGGCACATGCGAACGGTGTGGCGCGCCTGATTTTTCTGGGCAGCTCCTGCATCTATCCGCGTGACTGTCCGCAGCCGATCAAGGAAGAATATTTGCTGACCGGACCTTTGGAGGCGACCAATCGACCTTACGCACTGGCTAAGATCGCTGGCGTCGAGATGTGCTGGGCGTACAACCGGCAGTACGGCACGAAGTGGCTGGCCGCGATGCCGACCAATCTGTACGGTCCGGGCGACAACTACGACCTGAACAACTCCCACGTCCTGCCCGCGCTGATCCGCAAACTTCATCTGGCGAAACTTGCCCATGCCGGGGATATTGAGGGTATCAATCTCGACGAAGCCGCTCACGGCTCTATTCCCGCAGACTTAAAAGCATCTCTCATAGCTTCTGCTGAAAACTCACCACTTCGCTCAAAACAAGGAGCGCAAAGAGCGACTATGTTTTTAGGCGAAGACCCTTGCGGTCTCACCACTCACCACTCACCAGTTGTTCTGTGGGGTTCTGGCACGCCGCGCCGCGAATTTCTGTATGTGGATGATTTGGCGAATGCGTTGGTATTTTTGGCTACTCTTGAAGATGAGTGCTACAACATTCTTGTCGATTCTGCACAATGCCCGTTGATTAACGTAGGCTCAGGGGAGGATTTGAACATCCGGGAGCTAGCTGAAACTGTCTCCGAAGTTGTGGGCTACCAGGGGGGATTTGTGCAAGACACCAGTAAGCCGGATGGTACAATGCGCAAGATCATGGATGTTTCAAAAATGCGCAACTTGGGATGGAAGCCGGAGATAGCTTTAGAAGCTGGCATCGCGTTGGCCTACGAAGATATGCTGAGCAGAGTTTGA
- a CDS encoding GDP-mannose 4,6-dehydratase has protein sequence MKALICGISGQDGSYLAQLLLQKGYEVVGTSRDAQVGSFAGLVGLGIRDKVHLESMALNDFRSVLQVIKRIAPDEIYNLAGQSSVGLSFDQPVETLESIAIGTINLLEAIRFVEAPIRFYNAGSSECFGDTGGLAANELTPFCPRSPYAVAKSAAFWQVANYREAYKLFACTGILFNHESPLRPERFVTRKIIASACRIANGSNEWLRLGNTAIKRDWGWAPEYVDAMWRMLQSDYADDYVIATGVSHSLAEFAETAFGVLGLDWLRHTDIDQTLLRPTDIQEGRGDVSKAIKQLGWKAETDMTGLIQKMIVSEMNRLR, from the coding sequence ATGAAAGCCCTCATCTGCGGTATTTCCGGTCAAGACGGTTCCTATCTTGCGCAGCTTCTGCTTCAAAAAGGCTATGAAGTCGTCGGTACGTCACGCGATGCACAAGTTGGTAGTTTTGCAGGATTGGTGGGGTTAGGGATTCGCGACAAGGTTCACCTTGAATCAATGGCACTGAATGATTTTCGCAGTGTTTTGCAGGTGATCAAGCGTATTGCTCCCGACGAAATTTACAATCTGGCAGGGCAGAGTTCTGTTGGTTTGTCGTTTGATCAGCCGGTTGAAACACTTGAAAGCATTGCCATTGGCACAATCAATTTGCTGGAGGCTATCCGCTTTGTGGAAGCACCCATCCGTTTTTATAACGCGGGTTCCAGCGAATGTTTCGGTGACACTGGTGGACTAGCTGCGAATGAGCTAACTCCTTTTTGTCCCCGCAGTCCTTATGCAGTCGCTAAGTCGGCGGCATTCTGGCAAGTCGCCAACTATCGTGAGGCCTATAAGTTATTTGCTTGCACGGGGATTTTGTTTAATCATGAATCACCGTTGCGGCCGGAGCGGTTCGTCACCCGAAAAATCATTGCGTCAGCCTGCAGAATCGCCAACGGAAGCAATGAGTGGTTGCGATTAGGCAATACTGCTATCAAGCGCGATTGGGGTTGGGCCCCGGAATATGTTGATGCCATGTGGCGGATGCTTCAGTCCGATTATGCGGATGATTATGTGATTGCTACAGGTGTCAGTCATTCTTTGGCTGAATTTGCTGAAACTGCGTTTGGCGTTTTGGGGTTGGATTGGTTGCGGCATACTGATATAGATCAAACATTATTGCGACCAACTGATATTCAAGAGGGACGAGGAGATGTTAGCAAGGCAATTAAACAGCTTGGCTGGAAAGCGGAGACGGATATGACCGGTCTGATTCAAAAAATGATTGTGTCAGAAATGAATAGATTAAGATGA
- a CDS encoding glycosyltransferase family 2 protein: MKVSIVTISYNQAQFLEQAILSVINQDYSNIEYIVVDPGSTDGSRDIIEMYRNRISKLVLEKDAGAADGLNKGFAYATGDVFGFLNSDDELLPNALSKIATFFNANPRVDIVAGCGYFTNSEGAQLRRIVSSKVTPWLYVHGGVSLFQQGTFFRASKFREIGGFNIENKTCWDGELFLDMALAGARFATIGDDLAHFRLHAGGITGSGRLEDKFRKDTARLFIKAAGRQRNCFDAVQDVAARVAKGLVDPKYFLRRVPLISKLMKRVGIF, translated from the coding sequence ATGAAAGTTTCAATTGTAACAATTTCATATAATCAAGCTCAATTCCTTGAGCAAGCCATTCTTTCTGTCATCAATCAGGATTACTCGAATATCGAATACATCGTGGTTGATCCTGGCTCTACGGATGGTAGTCGCGATATCATCGAAATGTATCGAAATCGAATCAGTAAGCTGGTGCTGGAAAAAGATGCCGGTGCTGCCGATGGATTAAACAAGGGCTTCGCGTATGCAACAGGAGACGTTTTCGGTTTTCTTAACTCGGATGATGAACTGTTGCCCAATGCGCTGTCTAAAATCGCGACATTCTTTAATGCCAACCCAAGGGTGGATATAGTCGCAGGTTGCGGGTATTTTACAAATAGTGAGGGTGCCCAGTTGCGTCGCATTGTGTCTTCTAAGGTTACTCCATGGCTTTATGTGCATGGTGGTGTATCGCTTTTTCAACAAGGGACTTTCTTCCGTGCTTCCAAATTTAGGGAGATTGGTGGGTTTAATATTGAGAACAAAACATGTTGGGATGGTGAATTGTTTCTCGACATGGCGCTTGCTGGTGCGAGGTTCGCAACTATAGGTGATGATCTCGCACACTTCCGTCTGCACGCAGGTGGAATCACAGGCAGCGGAAGGCTAGAAGATAAATTTCGCAAAGATACGGCACGGCTGTTCATTAAGGCCGCAGGTCGCCAGCGGAATTGTTTTGATGCAGTGCAGGATGTTGCGGCCAGGGTGGCGAAGGGTTTGGTCGATCCTAAGTACTTCCTCCGACGCGTACCTTTGATTAGCAAGCTGATGAAGCGAGTCGGGATATTTTAA